aaaaatattgaaaaatgaaaaagaggacAATGGGAGAGAGAAGCGTCGGGCAGTTAAGGGCTTCGATAGGGGCGGTGGCACTGAGGGTTGGTAAACCCTCACTAGGGCCAAGGCGACGAGCGCCTGGCTCTCATCAGGATGCCGATGAGGGCAAGCAGTCCCTTGCCGGGTCGTGGGAGGGTTTCGTGGCCCCAACCCAGGGGCGACGATGTTGTCTATGTGCAGCCTGAGCCCGACACTcagtctttatttttattttttcatttgaaatttgaaggcttttcagtttagttttcactttaatattttttttttctcatttttcaatttttcaacaatTTCTGTTGTGGCAAGAGTAAAACGACGTGTTTTTGTTCTTGAAGAAGTTTAATTATCACGTTAACAGCCGCCACATGTAttgaaaaaaagatgagaaatttttgccGTGCGATTTTCTGTCCACTAAAAACCAACGGACGTAACATGGAAGTCCTAAGCAAAAGTCATAagcaagttttaagacttaaaaAGGAACGAAAAGAGAGTTTTTGGATTAAAGTGATGGATCgaaacaagttttaggacttccactATCACCACCGAACTTCAACTTTTGCTCCTGCGAAAAATAAACCGACCCCACAACTTTTCCATACAAGTAAGTTTAAGTGGCAGTTCACATGCAAACGATGATGTTTCGTacaaatgacataaaaaatttgGATGGGGGaggaaaaaggccaaaaagcATCAGTGTATTGCATGATGTGCATGGATGATAATCATTTATATCAGCTTCTTCATCACAAACGAGTACCTCACAATCTAACCATCGGTCCTGTCTTTTAGGCGTAGCAATTAACTCCTCAAAATACTCGCACCGTCTCCGATTGTGGCATTAAGAGGTCAAATCTTTCCACCATTTCTTTCCAGGCGCCAGGAAATGCTGTCATTGGCTCATTAGCAGACCGTGTTCGAGATTGATGGTAAGTGGCGTTTCTGTCGCCACAGTGCGGGCATGTCACTGCAAACAGGAAACGGATTGGCCAACCCTCTCCTCCAGTGACAACAACAGCTTTCAGACTAACACGAGAAGAATCTCAAGGCCACACAATATGAATAGTTCCATAAGGTTTCTTTATCAACATTACGAAGGTATACAAATAAAAAGTACCCAAATCTATCAGAACACCAAATGCAAGAGACAACTGGCAAACTAGAGACAGACAGTACATTGTTTTCAAGTTCAACACAATGATGTAAGCATGAAAAACATTCAAAAGTCCCAACTACACCTAAAATGAATCTTGGCAGTCTTATCAATTTGCCACCATAATCGAAGGAAACAAAGAGTGCTGCTCTTGCTTGCCAAGTTATTGTTCGGCTTCTTTGAAGTAAACAATTTCTTATTTAGCTTACATGAACAGATAATCTCTTTGCCAGCTGTGATTTACGGTGACATCTTAAATAAAAAAGCCTTATTTATGAAAAAGAACTCAAAGTTGTAAGGGAATGAAAAACAGACCAGTATTGGAGGGCCATTTCTCCCATCTTGTGTGTTCTTTTGAAAAGTCAGGCTTTATCTTTTTCCTAACCAGATCTTGTTTCCTCCTTATCTCAACCTGCAATAGAAAGGTCATCCAGAGACATATGTGAGGGCAAGCAACAAGAGAAACAGAGCAATGCATACCTTTGCTCTCAATGTCACATAGGACACGAAGGGCAGAAATATCTTGATGGACGGTTTCTGTGAGGCAACCTGCAACAACTTTCCACAAGTCGGGCAAAATACCATTTGTCGTTCCTGTGCACAATATTTATCATCCTGAGGACAGTGGATAAACTTAACTCCCGTATTGGCACAGGAGAGCCACAATATCATCAGTTACGGAATTTGCATCCTATAACATGACAGCAAAAGAAATCTATTTGCCTTCTATCAGAAAGTTCAGTTAAGAACTTCATTTTCAATTCAGCAATTGAACTAAACATAAAAGGAACTATAGTTATAAACAGTAAGCACAATTGCTAGTTAGAGAAAGCATGCACCAAAACCCAGTTGCAATAGAAATCCAGTAAAAAAATGGTGGTCTATCCACTGAACTAGAAAGAGTTTGGTGT
This sequence is a window from Rhodamnia argentea isolate NSW1041297 chromosome 3, ASM2092103v1, whole genome shotgun sequence. Protein-coding genes within it:
- the LOC115750372 gene encoding DNA-directed RNA polymerase III subunit RPC10-like, giving the protein MILWLSCANTGVKFIHCPQDDKYCAQERQMVFCPTCGKLLQVASQKPSIKIFLPFVSYVEIRRKQDLVRKKIKPDFSKEHTRWEKWPSNTVTCPHCGDRNATYHQSRTRSANEPMTAFPGAWKEMVERFDLLMPQSETVRVF